In Enoplosus armatus isolate fEnoArm2 chromosome 16, fEnoArm2.hap1, whole genome shotgun sequence, the genomic window CTGCTGTTTAGGAATACGTAGTTTGTACTCGGCCGTTGTGTTTGCTCAGCACTTCTTGTGGGTGGAGAAGTGTCGAAAACCAAACACGAGAATGAAGCGCAGGCAAGTCAGGCGAAGCGTCTCAGAGCCTCTGCGGTTTCCACTGTTAGCACAGGCAGCCGCCCGGCGTGGACGAGAGGGAGTCACTGACACACGCAGGGagcatttctttaaataaatattttatttgaaaataaatacattttcttaaaatagaATCAATAACATTACAAAAGCTTTGGGGAAGTGGGAGAGGAgtaggagggagggagggaaggaggggtggaggaggaggaggaggaggggggtttACCCAAATGAATGATGTGTAATTTTGGAACAAGGAGTACAATCTCACACGTTTATCTACCATCTTTAGAcaagcccccccaccaccaccaccaccaccaccacccccccataatgtgttgtactgtacattCTCGGCTGCTCTGTGGGGAAAGTGGTGGCATCCCTCGCGCTCGCTTTAACACGCAGTCCATTCGCTCTTAAAgctttgtgggggggggggggggggggaggaccCCCTGCAcccacagcaaaaaaaaaaagaaaaaaccccacTGGTACACTCATTCTGTATCTACACACTcgttttgtaaaaaaaaaaaaaaaaaaaaaaaatagcaggaTATAGTTTTCTCGTCAACACGTCAAAAATCAGCCactgatttacatttacatctgacaatgtttttgtttactttttttttttttttttttttttttttaaagtaccTTTAAATGTGTCTAGATCAACTTCACCTCTAGTCTACAGTACAAAGATACAATACACGAGAAGGCTGCGCTTATTGATATAGCAGGAATCAGAGGCCACTGTGTCGCTAAGGCCAGAGGTGTTTCCATTCCAGCTGCGGGGTTTTTGCGAGTTCGTCCGGCTATGCAGCGTGCCAGGCAGAGCGTGAactcttgcctttttttttttttacgacagCGTTTCAATGCCCACATGGTTTGACTCCAGAGCTCGGAGATGGCAGATCTCCAGCGAgacagggtggggggggggggggtggcagtaGCGGCAGCAGCGCAGTCGCATTAGGAGCAGATTAACACAGCGCACCAGCACGGCCCCTGACCCCTGCGACGGCTCTCCACAAATAGCCTCACGAGCGCGGGCAAGTTCTCCCTCGACTCGAAACCGGCCTGCTAGTGGCAAAGCAGCCACCTtggcaatgaaaaaaaaaaaactaattacCGACTGCgcgaaaaaaagaaaaaaaaagaaagcggCACAGAACGTGTCCGTTTTTAGAATTATTGAGTCATTGGAGAATGTGCGAGCCAACCTCAATTAAGACAAGTGTGTGAGAACATGTAATTTAAATCTAATCAGTAGCAAAGCAGCAGAGTAAGCTAATCTACGGCAGAACGGCAACTTTGCAAGCTTTGtgctcctcccccccccccccccccccccccccggttccTGCCGTATGAAATCAATGCCACAGGTAGCTGCGGCTTTAAATAATGATTACACTGAGTGCTGCCGGGGAGTGCTGTGTCCACACGTTGTGTCCACGCAtcaggaaccccccccccccccccacacacacacacacacacagcctccagTCACCTTCAGCACACAGGGCGACAGTTGAGGGTTCagggttttgctttttttgtttttttaaatgcctcACTGTACTGACCACACACACGGACGCACaacaagcaacacacacacggacgCAGATTCTACTGCAATCAcgcacttctttcttttttttctttttttcccccccctgtTTTTAGAAATCCCACCTCCAGATCTGTGACAAACACCTTCGCCCTCTGACGGCTGCCTCTTCTGGCAACGGGCCGCAGTTTACGGCGTCTCTCGTACACCGAATTCGACTAAGCGGTAGCCCAAGATTCGCCTAAATGTCTTGACTTCCGAGCCATTCTCCACGGACGAACGCTTTGTCTCAGCCAACGCCACTCCTCGCCAACGACTCAATCGCAGCTAATTAGCAGTGAACAGATGCGATACACTTAATGATTGCAGATTTTAATCAGGAGTCGGGTAAATGACACCGAAAAGCATCACTGCAGCGCGTTCCACCCGACCAATCCCagataaacccccccccccgccatgtCACCCAGGAATGCCGCGCAACCTCACCCTCCTGCTCTTCAAGGAAATGtgtaatctctttttttttttcaattttttttttttttttttaaaggaactCAGTTTTGAAGAGCCAGCCTTCAATATGCACACAAGTTgtcagaagagaaaaaaaaaatctgttcttaaTCCCTTCATCCTTGTATAAACAAATTCAGAGGACCACCTTTTTTAGAAATTTGTAAAACGTCTGCTACTATTTGAAGGTGTCATCagagataaaatacattttagagatGCCACAGTAGCAGACCCAGGTGGGTAGTCCTTCTTAGTAGTCTCCcccgttgtgtgtgtgtgtgtgtgtctgtgtgttaagtttACAATTGTCCCAAAGCCTTGGCACTGCAGGCACATGTGCTGAGGGCCAGATGGGTGCAGACGGAGCCCGCTGCATCAGGATGCCTCGATTCGGGCCAAAAGACGACAGATCTTACTGGCACCGGCTCAAAGAAGAGGAGCCCCGGTGctgttgctgcctttttttttcttcttttttttttgtctccctctcatTGCAGTTCTTCATCAACTCGCAGGCAGGTCAGTGTGAAGGCGTACTatcaaatacacagacacagaaacacccaaaacagaacagagagattGTCTCCTCTCGCTGTGCTACCGTGACCGCTCAGTCATTCTTTGGGGCGTCCAGTCCGGACCGAAACCGAACCGGCTTCCAGGCCGCCTCGCTCAACAGCTCACCGTGCTCGGCTGCTGTTTGCACACAAAGTCCGATATGAAGTCAAACTCGTTCTGTCCCAGGAAGAGCTCGGGCAGCTCCTGAACACGATCCAACCCAAACTCCAGCACCAGTGAGGTCAGAACCTCCTCGTCAATCAGATCCATGTCCATGCCGTTTAGCGCCAAGGGCCCGCCGATGTGCTGCATGCCCGAGAGCTGGGCCGGTCCCACCCGGTACTGAGCGCCGTTGGGCAGGTGGTGGCCGTTGGCTGAGGCCAGCGGGTGTCCGTGGTACTGAGTGTTGAGTTTCTGCAGGTGCATGCTGGCCATGAGCTGCTGAGAGGTGAGGTTACCCGGGTGGTACTGCTGCGGGTGTCCaccctgttgctgctgctgctgctgctgctgctgctgctgggggtgcatgtggtggtgctgctgctgctgctgctgctgctgctgctgcggacCCTGGCCATTGTACATCATGTTCCCAGACATCatatggtggtggtggttggccATGGGAGCGCCGCTCACGGGGCCGGCCATCCCTCCGGGTCCCACCATGCCGGGCCGCTGTCTCATGGCGGCCTCCATGCTGTTCTGAGGGTTCCTGCCGTAGTGCATCACCTGGCCGTTGGGCAGACTGCGCAGGCCGGGCTGGCCGTTGTGCTGCGGGGGTCCGTTCATGCCCATCCTGAAGCCGTGGGTCATGGGCATCATCATGTGTTCAGCCATGGCTGCTCTGTCACCCTGAAACACATCAAATTAGATTTATAATACGACCCATAGTCACTAAAACCTAAATAAGCTTGCAATACCCGCAATTTAAAGGGTCACCACCACTTTACACATGGAGCTCAGTTCACTCATCACGAGCAGCGCTACGCTGCCTGTAAAAACAGCGGTATGATGTCTCGTAGCCCTGGAGGGAGCTCTCTACAGAATAACCCTGAGGCAGCACCTGCAAGGCTGTCATGGTTATATTCAACACAAGGTGCTTCAACTAAGCAGAGAACGGACATTCACCTTCATAAAACTGATTCATCTGCCtccctgttgtgtgtgtgtgtgtttcttgagCATTAGCCTGATATTTAGGCTGCAGccagccagctagctagctagcgttagctgccTGGCAGGTAGAGACAGACCGAACAAAGTAGCAACACTGGTCAGTCGAGAGGGAAGACCACTGTGCGGAGACACTTTTCGGTCCGTCCCCTGTCCAGTGAAAGTCAATATGACACAGCCAGAGCAAGCTAGCCACCTGCAGGACTGCTGTCACTCAAGACAGCTAATTTAGCAAGCTATCATCTCTCAAATAGTCGCCTGTTTGTGCGTGTCGACTGTTTCAATTTTCAcgatttagacattttaatcaATCCAATTGTTTCAATATATTGCCctaccctgatgatgtcatccgGGTCGTCTTGGATTGGgtttgagacatttttttttgtgtgtgtgtgtgtgtgtgtgtgtgtatgtaaaacattttacactaCTACATTCAGTTGATTTAGTTCATTACAAACTGGCAGTTTGGGGGGATGAAAGATGTGAGCCTTTAGGAGGCTAtccagttgcattgtgggacatgTAGGAGCCAACATTTTTGGATTTTGACACCATATTAGAGACCGAAAGCCTCAAAGTCTCTGCTTCTTCGATTGAGACCATTCTTTCTCTAAcgtgtctcttgtgagtccacCGGTTTTATAGAAGTGTAATAACACTACCACGACTACTCACTGGAGGACCCCTttaaaaccaataaaacaaaaaaaaaccctcgcTCTCATGAGAACGAGCCCCGTCTCTCTGTTGAAACTACTCTCACAGTTTCTCTTCCTTCGCTTGAGCGCTTCCAGTCACACCGGAAGTGTCcccgttaaaaaaaaaaaaaaacaacccaacaatCTCAAACCTCCAAAATGACACCATCAGTGAATTACCACTGGATATCACTCCGACGAGGGAGGGCAGCAATACCCTTGCAGTCAAAAGGACGCAGAGGAATGCTTCtccagaccacacacacacacacacacacccccacctcctgctcaacacacaacacacagcctcTGCCTCCACACAGTCATTACAAAAGATCCCCAATTAAGATCaccgagaaaaaaaaatgacaaaacagatCCTGTTCGTGCTGATGCTGTCATCTGGTGTCACCGTGATTGGCGCGTTCAAAAATTGATGACATGGTTTTTGGAACGCTGCCTTCTTAATGGGatgatcataaaaaaaaaataataataataataaacacagagagaagagcgGGCAATGTATGCTGAATGCTTGCTTCTgtctgtgaaaaacaaagacatttcaggCTTTtaacccaccaccacccccccccccccttccctaCTCCAAATAAATGAACTCTGGTGGTGCCCCTGGCTGCTTGTAGCAATCCAACCCTTTTAGTGCTgataaaacaagacactttCCTCAATAGCCTAAATCCTCCTCAGCATATTCTCCCCTTGTGTTACCTAATTATCTGTGGAGCTGCTCTGCAGATCTGGATTATCAGTCAGCCAAATGCCACTTTGTAAACAGTCTGAGGGAGGATAATAATTGCTGGCATTATTACACAAGCATGaaacctcttttctttttcttttttttaatctatccTCGAGGACTGTGCATGCGGGGCTATTGGACATTACACCCGATGCCATTAAAGCCGCAACAAACACACGCTGCAAGTAAACAAAGAGACGAGGTGGACGAGGGGCTGGTTTCTGCAGCCCGCAGCCGGATTCGGATCTAATAATTTCTACCCTGTGCAGAAATGGTGAAACAGTCCGCGGCGCAGAGGAGTGGGAGTGGgaggggtgggtggtggggggggggtggaagagTGCTGCCTTCTCTACCTGTTCGGGGAGTAAATGAGGACGACACCTACCCCGATGTGGCTGATGTGGTATCCGTCACGGAGAAGTTGGATCGGGCGCCGGGGTTGTCTCTCCAGCTGATGCACCGGCTACATGCAGCCCTGCGGCGGATTCAAACTCTGCGGCGTCTCGGCAGTCAGAGGAGTTTGTTTTCTGGGTCAACTCAGGGATTATGTGCATCTATAAAgcacggagggagagagagagagagcggggggggagagagagagagagatagggagagGAGGAGCTACCGTCCTCTCCGTCTCCTTTGTTGCCATtggtccccccccccaacacgcacacacacacagctctcctccctctctccctccctccccttaaTCACTGTGCAAAGAAACACTCTCCAACAACCTCCACTGATCCGCCGGAGCAGCAGAGCGCCGCACAGCCGCACCGCGCCGCACCGCACAGCCGCGCCGCGCCGCGCCGCGCGTCCTATCCTGGAAAGTTTTCACCGCCGCCCGCCTTCATCGCCCTGACACTGTAATCCGCAGTGATCCTCGCTCTCTTAACGGAAAGCTTTCTGCTTAAAGAGCGGCAGCAGCGCgcggggatggggggggggggggggggtcttcagGTTGCAggcacagcagagacacatccTTTGAACAAGGCTGGCTCCATGCAGAGCCCGGTGCTGCAGGGACCAGAGCAGTTACAAATGACCATTTTGTCACTTATTCTTTTTACTAATGTAATGATAATCACCTCGACTGTCGCAAGCCCACCTTGTCTCCAAAATAtgacccccccccgcccaccaccaccaccactgaaTAATGCTGCGACTGGAATGGAATCTGTGGgcgtaaaaaccaaaacaatgaaccgAAAGAGGCTAAAAGGCAGAGCAGAACTGCAGAGTTTGGTGATAGTTCCCTGTgagtttgtcactacgagcgacTCCTTTCACATAACGCGTCGTCACGCGACCCATTGTTGAAATGATATATGAATAAGCGCAGCTTTAAGCTAAGTGTTTTTGTTCCTGGAATTGTGGTTCTGTGAAGATACTtgttctgtctgcaggtctgtggACCGCAGGGACTCGCAGAggagtcaacacacacacacacacacacacacacacacacacacctccctacACCTGATAGAGTGAGTAGTAATGTGACCTTTATGCCATACAGGCATAAAACAACCTCGTGGACTTGGAAATGAACAATTGCCAGAGACCATAATCCACGTAGCAATTACACTCCCTTCTCAATGCATTAGGCGAAACCACTACATGACTGTTATTTTTAGAAGACAGGATTGCACAAGCCCACTAGAGgccaaaaaccccaaaaatgTGATGACACATCAGTATTCCCGCCACATCAAACCCAACTTTCAAAGTGACACGACGGCAGCAACATGGGAGAAAATGTATGCATGTCCGCATCTGTTTACTACGTGCTATCAGCGGTTCACGTGCCAGTGGAACACGTTGAAATCCAGAGATCCAAAGGCGACATCGCGCACGCGCTGCTTGCGTAGCTGACATGGCTGATCCACCGTCGTTTGATTTGTGTCCCCCCCCCTCAGTTTTTTAATCAATTCCTATCGCTTGAAGTAATTCTTTGAGCCCGTTTGTGGCAAATGGGGGCTCGTCCGGCTGACCGAAATGTTACCAAGACGTCCGTGTTTTGCCAGTTCATTTTTGGGGGATGTAAAGCGAGACGGCGTCACGcttgaaagagaaaataacacaacCTTCCTCCGACAAATACAATTTGGAAGCAAATGGAAATGCCCCTCGGTCAAATCAATACAGGGGTTTTTGCTGCACCAGCCTGACGTGGTACTGAGATTGCCTTTCTGCTCTGTGGGGGAAGTTTTACACATATTAAAAATTCATAACACAAAGGGTGATAATTGATGATTGACCCTGTTTGCGGGCGAAGGTGccctgtcaacagttttacaggtGTCGGGGAGCACTACTGCTTTCTTGTGGCcccagagggagctgtgcgAAATCGGATAAATTGCcccaagtgatgtcacttgagtcagcgtcgggttgggggaaaaaaaaaaaagcgatcTGTGgttgtggagttagaaagaacTGAGCTCgccagacctctgtagctccTCGTCTCAGCTTGAGGCTACATGAGCCGCTACTAGCATGACACACATCCGACGGaactgttgcattgtgggtagcgcacaggcacacacagggTTTGGACgaggaaggaaagaaatcaAAAGGACAACATGTCTCGTTGTTGCAGCCTCAATTTTGATTCTTTAACTGTCCGTTGAGAGTCGGACGATGTCGTGGGGGTGCAATGCCAAATGCTAAATAGGCCAGTGTGCTTCCCCAGCCACTGAATCACTTCACGGACACAGTATGTTTGCGTATCGCATTAACAAAATCTACAATATTGCTGCGTTAAACATATTCTGCGACGCACGTAACCGACCGATTTATGTCAAACTGAAGTGAGCTAAAAGAtgaagcgttttttttttttttgtgagaccAAAATGGCGGATGCCTGCGATGCACTTTGATGTCTTCATCGTCTTTGACCTCACTCACGTTGCTCCTAACTACGAGGTGCAGTCGGGGCTGGTCGCTCGATGTAAAAGGCTGTAGCGTGCTCCGCCGGGGCATGTGTTGAAGGCATGACACCCCGTCCCCTGCAGCACGATGGAACTCCAACCGCCTCGGTGCAGCTCCGGAGCGAGCGAGCGCGCGCACCGGCCAGTCCTTTTGTTTTGGCCTCCCTCCCTGTGTGGAGAAAGTCAAGCCCCCTCAGCAGGGGCTTGGTATGTATTCCtgttgacatacacacacaccctctgctACAGAGGAATGTGTCCTATTTTTGGGCCCCTTAAGTCAGCCAGACTTTCAGCCCCTTTCTAA contains:
- the cited4a gene encoding cbp/p300-interacting transactivator 4a, with product MAEHMMMPMTHGFRMGMNGPPQHNGQPGLRSLPNGQVMHYGRNPQNSMEAAMRQRPGMVGPGGMAGPVSGAPMANHHHHMMSGNMMYNGQGPQQQQQQQQQQHHHMHPQQQQQQQQQQQQGGHPQQYHPGNLTSQQLMASMHLQKLNTQYHGHPLASANGHHLPNGAQYRVGPAQLSGMQHIGGPLALNGMDMDLIDEEVLTSLVLEFGLDRVQELPELFLGQNEFDFISDFVCKQQPSTVSC